GACGCTGCTGGCATCCATTCAAGAGGAGCGCCCTGATTTGATCTGGCCGGCACTGCACGGAGCAAGTGGCGAAGACGGCGCACTACGAGGGCTTCTCGAACTCGCCGGTATCCCGTTCGTCGGATCGCGGACCGGCGCATCCCGTCTCGCCTGGTCGAAGCCGACCGCGAAGGCCATCGTCGAGCGCGCCGGGGTGCATACTCCCGCGTCCGTCACCCTGCCCAAAGAGACATTCCGCGAACTCGGTGCCAACAGCGTGCTCGTCGCCGTGCTCGATGGACTGTCGCTCCCGTTAGTCGTGACGCGAAGGGCGGATCAGCGCAGGGAGTCACCATTGTCAACGACCCTGGAGAGCTGCCCCGGGCAATGGTCGACGCCTACACCTATGCGGAGATCGCTTTCATCGAACGCAAGATCGACGGTGTTGAAGTCTCCGTCGCTGTGATTGACACCGGCGATGGGCCGGAAGCGCTTCCGCCCGTCGAGATCGAGCCCGTGGCTGGCGCATACACTTTCGATGCGCGATACAACGCAGGGGAGACCCGGTTCTATGTTCCCGCCCGTCTGGACGAAGCCACGGCTGAGACTGTTGCGGAGGCGGCGAAGACTGCTCACAGGGCGTTGGGCCTGCGCCATCTCTCACGAATCGATCTGATTGTGGATGCCAGTGGCGTACCGTGGTTTCTTGAGGCGAACGTGCTTCCGGGCCTTACAGAGACCTCGATCATGCCGCAGGCGATCGCTGCTTCAGGCCGGAACCACGGGGAGGTTTACGCTGCTCTCGCCACCGCCGCAATCAACGAAGGTTAATCGGCGGAGGTTTCACGTGAAACGGACTCGGGACTCGCTCGAATACTCTGACTCACCGATTTCTTCGAGGATGCGGTTCAGATCCTGGATCGTGGCGAAGTCCACGACAATCTGACCTTTTCGCGCACCGAGGGTGATCTTGACGCGGGTGTTCAGGCGGTCGCCAAGTTTCTGAGCGACCTCATCCAGGTGCCCACGGTGCCTCCCGGGTTTCACTGCCGTGCGAACAGTCTTGGGAGCTTTGCTGGCCGCTGCTTCAGCTGCGCGAACGGAAAGATCCTCGTTGACGATTTTGTCGGCAAGGTGGACCATTCCCTTTTGGTCATCGCCGAGCGAGAGAATCGCGCGCGCGTGCCCTGCCGAAAGGACGCCCGCCGCAACGCGCGTCTGCACAGTTGCCGGAAGCTTAAGCAACCGGATCGTGTTCGTGATCTGCGGTCGCGAGCGACCGATCCGCGCGGCCAACTCCTCCTGTGTGATGCCAAAGTCAGCAAGAAGCTGCTGATACGCAGATGCTTCTTCCAGTGGATTGAGTTGCGAGCGGTGGAGGTTCTCGAGAAGTGCGTCACGCAACATCGCCTCATCCGCGGTGTCCTTGACGATCGCAGGGATCGTGTCGAGCCCGAGTTCTTTCGTCGCACGCAGACGTCGCTCACCCATGATCAACTCATATGTGCCGGCCTGGTTACGCAATGGACGGACAACGACGGGCTGAAGCACTCCGACCTCACGAATGCTCGCAACTAACTCATCCAACTCATTCTGGTCGAACTCGACACGAGGTTGAGATGGATTAGGCACGATATCGACGGGGGAGAGGTTCGCCAAACGCGCCCCCGGAACCGCAACAAGCGCTTCGGTTGCAGTGTCCAACGGCTCGGGGAAGAACACATCCACGGGTCGAGCAGACTGGTCGGTCGTCGGAATGAGGGCACCGATGCCCCGCCCCAATCCGGTGCGCTTGGCTGCCATTAGCGGGATTCTCCTCTTCGTGCGATTTCAGCGGCGGCCTCGAGGTACGAGAGCGAACCGGAGGAGTTCGCGTCGTAGCTGATGACGCTCTGGCCATAGCTCGGCGCCTCGGAGATCCGCACTGAACGGGGGATGATGGTGTCCAAGACCTCATTGGGGAAATGAGAGCGAACGTCCTCCGCAACCTGATTGGCGAGATTGGTCCGCGAGTCATACATCGTCAGCAGAATCGTCGACACTTGAAGCTTCGGGTTGAGGTGCCGCTCGATCAGCTGGATGTTTTTCAGCAACTGGCTCAGACCCTCCAGGGCGTAATACTCGCACTGGATCGGGATAAGGACCTCGGTCGCCGCGACAAAAGCATTGATCGTGAGCAATCCGAGCGACGGCGGACAGTCGATGAGCACGTAGTCGATGTCATACTCGTGCAAGAATCGGTTAAGCGCGCGTGAGAGCCGTTGTTCGCGGGCAACCATCGAAACCAGCTCGATTTCCGCACCTGCAAGGTCGATCGTGGCTGGAATCACGAACAGTCCATGGAATTCGGGGCTCTTCTGGATGACATCTTCGAGCTCTTTATCATTCACGATGACGTCGTAAACGCTCGGTGTCCCCTCGCGGTGTTCGACACTGAGTGCGGTGGATGCGTTACCTTGCGGATCGAGATCTATCACCAAGACTCGCGCACCTGACTTAGCAAGCGCGGCTCCAAGGTTGACAACGGTCGTCGTCTTCCCAACCCCGCCCTTTTGGTTCGAGATGGTGAAGATGCGCGTGTGTGGGGGCAACGGAAGAGCCGTATCCGCAATCGCCTTCCGACGCCTCATGAGTTCCTGTATCTCTCTGGCCAGGGGCGTCGACGTATCGAAAGCGGACTCACCCGCCTCCACGAATATGTCTTGATCCGGTTGTTTCACGTGAAACCTCGTCACTTGGTTGGTGCCCGGAACCGGTTTGTCGGGATGAAGGCACACTCTCCGCTCACCACTCATAAACTCTAACGTGCATCCCCGACACCCCTCGGCTCTGTCGGGAGACTGGTGGATAATTCGCTAACTTGTTGGTTCTGTGTAGAAATATTTTCAGCGAACAGTCGCCCGGATAACTCGTGTCACTTCGTCGAGGACGCCTTCACCTAAGACGATGACTTCCGCACCACGCACTTTGAACTTACTGATCTCTTTGGCCGCACCATCGATCTCAGCTTGAGCCGCGGCGCCCTTCATGAGTACGAGCTCACCGCCATCGCGCAGCAGGGGAGCGGTCAATGGAAGCAGCTTACGAAAGGCACTCACCGCGCGCGCTGTTACCTGGTCGAGCGGTTTTGCCAACTTCGCGTCTTCGGCTCGGGCGCGAACGATATCAACGTTCAACAGTCCTAGCTCGGCAACTTGCTCGTTCAACCAAATCACCCGTCGATCCATCGGCTCAATGAGCACGAAGGAGACATCCGGCCGCGCGATCGCAAGAACCAGCCCGGGGAGACCCGCGCCGCTGCCGACATCGCCAACAACACCGGGCCGTAAAAGCGGTGCCACGATCGCGGAGTTCAAAATGTGCCGAGACCACAGGCGTGGAAGTTCAAGCGGGCCAATGAGACCCCGTTCTTCCCCCTGCGATGCGAGATTAGCCGTGAATGTGCGTGCGATCGGCAACCGATCACCGAACAGCTGTGCGGCCGCAGCCGGCTCCAGCTCTACCGAATCCGTCACCGTTTCACGTGAAACTAAGAAGCGGTGATAACCGTGTGCCGGTCACGACCTTCGCCCTGGGACGTCGAGACATAACCGCGTGCGGAGACGATGTCGTGAACCAGCTTGCGCTTATACGAGGACATCGGGGGAAGTGCTGCCTCCGGAGCACCCTCCTGTAGTCGCACAATGGCGTGCTCGACCAGCTGAGCAAGCTCTGCTTGGCGCGCATCGCGCGAACCGGCGATGTCCAGAATGAGACGTGAGAACTCACCGGTGTTGTTCTGTACAGCCAGCCGAGTGAGCTCCTGAAGTGCGGAGACCGTGTCCGGCATCGCGAGAAGCTGCAGATTTGTTCCTGCTTCGGCATTCACGGAGATGTAGACACGGCCGTTGCGCGTGTCGATGTCAATGTCGCCATCGATGTCGGCGATGTCGAGGATTTCCTCGATGTAGTCCGCTGCGATGTCGCCTTCGCGATCGAGCTGCGATCCCATTGATGTTGAGGATTCTTGCTCATCTGCGGGGGAGGTCATCCCCTCCACAGATGGAGTGGACTCGGTATGCACGTCGGTCATGGTGTCGTTTCCTACTTCTTTCCGGCCTGCTTTTTGGCGCGATTCTTACTCACGGGCTGGACCCGCTGAGTCGTCCGCGGCTTCTGTTGCGATTGCTCTTCGACCGTGAGGACGACGGAGCCATCCTGCTGGACAAGCTTGCCCTTTCGGGCGAGGCGGGCCTCACGCGCTTTCGCGGCGTCCGAACCCGGAGTCGGCATGTTGCGGATGACGAGGAACTGCTGTCCCATGGTCCAGAAGTTCGAGGTCAGCCAGTAGAACATGACGCCAAGTGGGAAAGCGAAACCAGAGAACAAGAAGACGAAAGGAAGCAGGTAGAGAAGGATGCGCTGCTGTTTGAACTGGGGACTCGCCTTGGTCTCCGGGGACGTGTTCTTGGAGACGATCTGCAACTGAGTGATGAACTGCGACCCGGTCATGAAGACGACCATGATAGCTGCGATGATCACGACCGACGTCTGCACAGGATTCGCGTTCATGGCGCCCTGGAAGCTCTGGTGCAGAGGAGCAACGCCGAAGAGAGTCGCGCTGCCGAATTGCTCGGCGAGGCCAGAGTTGAGCGGGCCGACACCAGCATGACCACCCTGCGCTCCATTGAGCACCTGGAAAAGCGCGAAGAACACCGGCATCTGAAGCAAGAGCGGAAGGCAGGAACTCAGCGGGTTGGTGCCCGTCTTCTTGTAGAGATCCATCGTCTCGCGGGACATCGCTTCGCGGGAGAACTGATCCTTCTTGCCCTTGTACTTGTCCTGGATTTTCTTGAGCTGCGGAGCGATCTCCAGCATGCGGCGCTGGTTCTTGATCTGCCGGAAAAAAACCGGGATGAGCGCAGCGCGCACGACGATCGTGAGGCCGACGATCGAAAGCACCCAGGTGAGACCGGCCGCCGGGTCGAAACCGACCTGATACAGGAGCCAGTGCCAGGCAACGAGAATGAGTTCCACGACCCACTTGATAGGCCAGAGCAAAGTACCGATGATGTCCATAGTTTTGTAGCTAGGCCTTTCCCTGGCTGGTGGCGACGACGAAACCGAACGCGGTCATCCGATAGCGGCGCTTCCCCCGAAGAGGGACATCATCGACTCCGCCCGCTGCCCACGGATGGCAGCGGAGGATACGGCACACGCCGAGGTATCCGCCGAAGATCACTCCGTGCTCCTGCACAGCCTGCAAGGTATAGGCGGAACACGATGGATAGTAGCGGCAGACATCCCCGTAGAACGGAGAGAAAACGGCTCGGTATCCCCGGAGCACAAGGACGGCAAGGTTCCGCGGAACGAGGAGCACTGCTGAGATCGCGGTGATCATGGACGGACGTTGCCTTCGCTGGAGACGCTGTGAGTGGAGACGCGGTGAGATGTGGAGGGGGTGAGGAAGCGAGCGGCGGCGCGCGAGACCTCTGCGTGCAGAGTAGCCCACGACGCTTGAGCGGATGCTGGCAATGCCCTGATCACGATGTCTATTCCGGTGTCAGCTGCAGCGCCGGCCATGACGTCGGGGAGAACCAGATACGCGGCCGCTTTCAGCCGTCGGCGCACGAGGTTCCGGCGGACCGCGTTACCGATGGCCTTGCTCACGACGAAACCGAAGCGCACTGCAGAGGAGTCACGGTTCTTCCGGATGTAGGCGATGGTGTTCGCTTCCGTGAAGCGAACACCGCGCCGTACGTTCGTCCGATAGTCCGCCCCCCGCGCGATGCGATTGGCTTTCGCGAGCACCGGCCAGTACTACGCCGAGAGCTTCTGGCGACCCTTGGCGCGACGAGCGGAAAGGATCGCCCG
Above is a genomic segment from Leifsonia xyli subsp. xyli str. CTCB07 containing:
- a CDS encoding D-alanine--D-alanine ligase family protein, with protein sequence MPRAMVDAYTYAEIAFIERKIDGVEVSVAVIDTGDGPEALPPVEIEPVAGAYTFDARYNAGETRFYVPARLDEATAETVAEAAKTAHRALGLRHLSRIDLIVDASGVPWFLEANVLPGLTETSIMPQAIAASGRNHGEVYAALATAAINEG
- a CDS encoding ParB/RepB/Spo0J family partition protein, with the protein product MAAKRTGLGRGIGALIPTTDQSARPVDVFFPEPLDTATEALVAVPGARLANLSPVDIVPNPSQPRVEFDQNELDELVASIREVGVLQPVVVRPLRNQAGTYELIMGERRLRATKELGLDTIPAIVKDTADEAMLRDALLENLHRSQLNPLEEASAYQQLLADFGITQEELAARIGRSRPQITNTIRLLKLPATVQTRVAAGVLSAGHARAILSLGDDQKGMVHLADKIVNEDLSVRAAEAAASKAPKTVRTAVKPGRHRGHLDEVAQKLGDRLNTRVKITLGARKGQIVVDFATIQDLNRILEEIGESEYSSESRVRFT
- a CDS encoding ParA family protein; the protein is MRRRKAIADTALPLPPHTRIFTISNQKGGVGKTTTVVNLGAALAKSGARVLVIDLDPQGNASTALSVEHREGTPSVYDVIVNDKELEDVIQKSPEFHGLFVIPATIDLAGAEIELVSMVAREQRLSRALNRFLHEYDIDYVLIDCPPSLGLLTINAFVAATEVLIPIQCEYYALEGLSQLLKNIQLIERHLNPKLQVSTILLTMYDSRTNLANQVAEDVRSHFPNEVLDTIIPRSVRISEAPSYGQSVISYDANSSGSLSYLEAAAEIARRGESR
- the rsmG gene encoding 16S rRNA (guanine(527)-N(7))-methyltransferase RsmG: MTDSVELEPAAAAQLFGDRLPIARTFTANLASQGEERGLIGPLELPRLWSRHILNSAIVAPLLRPGVVGDVGSGAGLPGLVLAIARPDVSFVLIEPMDRRVIWLNEQVAELGLLNVDIVRARAEDAKLAKPLDQVTARAVSAFRKLLPLTAPLLRDGGELVLMKGAAAQAEIDGAAKEISKFKVRGAEVIVLGEGVLDEVTRVIRATVR
- a CDS encoding protein jag, with translation MTDVHTESTPSVEGMTSPADEQESSTSMGSQLDREGDIAADYIEEILDIADIDGDIDIDTRNGRVYISVNAEAGTNLQLLAMPDTVSALQELTRLAVQNNTGEFSRLILDIAGSRDARQAELAQLVEHAIVRLQEGAPEAALPPMSSYKRKLVHDIVSARGYVSTSQGEGRDRHTVITAS
- the yidC gene encoding membrane protein insertase YidC, whose protein sequence is MDIIGTLLWPIKWVVELILVAWHWLLYQVGFDPAAGLTWVLSIVGLTIVVRAALIPVFFRQIKNQRRMLEIAPQLKKIQDKYKGKKDQFSREAMSRETMDLYKKTGTNPLSSCLPLLLQMPVFFALFQVLNGAQGGHAGVGPLNSGLAEQFGSATLFGVAPLHQSFQGAMNANPVQTSVVIIAAIMVVFMTGSQFITQLQIVSKNTSPETKASPQFKQQRILLYLLPFVFLFSGFAFPLGVMFYWLTSNFWTMGQQFLVIRNMPTPGSDAAKAREARLARKGKLVQQDGSVVLTVEEQSQQKPRTTQRVQPVSKNRAKKQAGKK
- the yidD gene encoding membrane protein insertion efficiency factor YidD yields the protein MITAISAVLLVPRNLAVLVLRGYRAVFSPFYGDVCRYYPSCSAYTLQAVQEHGVIFGGYLGVCRILRCHPWAAGGVDDVPLRGKRRYRMTAFGFVVATSQGKA
- the rnpA gene encoding ribonuclease P protein component; translated protein: MLAKANRIARGADYRTNVRRGVRFTEANTIAYIRKNRDSSAVRFGFVVSKAIGNAVRRNLVRRRLKAAAYLVLPDVMAGAAADTGIDIVIRALPASAQASWATLHAEVSRAAARFLTPSTSHRVSTHSVSSEGNVRP